The genomic region GGAGGAGATCGCCGGCGACATCCGCGCTCAGCAGGAGGCGGGCGATCTGTCTCCCGCGATAGATCCGGACGATGCAGCGTCGATCCTCGTCGCCGTCGCCGACGGACTGCAGCTGCAGTGGCTGCTCAATCCCGACGGCGTCGACATGGGAGCGCGCATCGCGAAGCTGTGGCAGATCATGAAGTCCGAGAAGTGATGCGGGCTCACTTGTGAAAACAGGTCATCGACCGGCATTCTGTCGGATGTGACCGAACGCGACTTCCCCCCGGGCTTCCTCTTCGGCGCTGCCACGGCGGCGCACCAGGTGGAGGGCGCCAACGTCGGATCCGACTGGTGGCACTTCGAGCACGACCCGTCCACGGCGGCGGTGGAGAGCTCGGGCGACGGCATCGACCACTTCCACCGGTTCGCATCCGACTTCGAACTCCTCGCGGGGCTCGGGCACACCGCACACCGTCTGTCGATCGAGTGGGCTCGGATCGAGCCCGCGCCCGGCGAGTTCAGCCTCGCGGCCCTCGATCACTACCGCACTGTGCTCGAGGCGCTGCGGGCCACGGGCATGACGAGCTTCGTCACGCTGCACCACTTCACCCTCCCGCAGTGGTTCGCCGAGCGCGGCGGGTGGCTCGCTCCCGACGCGCTGGAGCTGTTCGAGCGGTACTGCCGACGGGCGCTGTCGGCGCTCGGTCCCCTGATCGACTTCGTCTGCACCGTCAACGAGCCGCAGATGGTCGCGCTCCACGGCTACCTCGAGGGCTATCACCCGCCGGGCGTGACGAATCCGACGCTGTGGAAGCGCGTCGGGCGCACCCTGCTGGCTGCTCACCGGCGGGCGGTCGAGGCGACCCGTGCCGAGTCCGACGCGCAGCCCGGACTCGTGCTGCAGCTGCCGCACCTGGTGCCGGCGCGCGACGACGAGGCCGGACGCGCGTTCCACGCGTATATGGACGGCGAGATCGCCGAGCTGTACCTCGACGGCCTCACCGGCGAGTCGGCCGGCGACTGGCTGGGCGTGCAGTACTACCGGAAGAACTGGGTGGACCCGTCCTCGCCCACCATCTTCGCTCCGCCTCCCGAGGGCTACGCGGTCACGCAGATGGGCTGGGCGGTCTATCCGGACGGGCTGCGCCAGGTGCTCCATCGCGCGAGCCGCGTCGGACTCCCGCTCTACGTCACCGAGAACGGGATCGCGACCGAAGACGACGCCGAGCGCCTCGACTACCTCGAGTCGCACCTGCGCGCCGTGTCGGACGCGATCGCCGAGGGCGTCGACGTGCGCGGATACCTGCACTGGTCGGCCTTCGACAACTTCGAGTGGTCGGAGGGGTATCGCCCCAAGTTCGGGCTCATCGCCGTCGATCGCGAGGGCGACTTCGAGCGCCGGCCGAAGCCGAGTGCGCATGCCTTCGAGCGCGTCGCCCGCACGGGTCGCATCGCGGCGTGCCGGGAGGGCGCTCCCGGACGCTGAGCGCGGCGTGAACGCGAGGAGAACGTCGCAGGAATCCCTTCGGATCTGGCCGCGGATGATGGCGGTGCACCCGATGAGACCCCTAGTCTGAGCGGCGTACCCGATTGATAGGGAGTCCTCAGAAATGAAGAGATCGTCACGCCGAGCCCTCGGACTCGTCACCGCCGCCGTCGCCGGCGCGTCGCTGGTGCTCGTGGCACCGGGCGTCGCACTCGCCGACAAGGGCGGCATCGCGAACCCGGGCAGCGAGAAGAACAACGGCCGGTTCCAGGCCGTCCAGCTGCTGTCGTTCAACGACTACCACGGCCACATCGCGTCGCCCGACTTCCATGAAGACGAGGACGACCCCGACTTCGACCCGGCGGACCTCTTCTACGGCGCCAACGACGTCGGCGGTGGCGAGTTCCTCGCCTCGAAGCTCGCCGAGCTGCGCGAGGACGCGCCCAAGGACCGCACCCTGACGGTCGCCGCCGGCGACCTCATCGGCGGCTCTCCGTTCCTCTCGGGCCTGTTCCACGACGAGCCGTCCGTGGAGTCGCTCGAGGCCATCGGCCTGGACCTCTCGTCGGTGGGCAACCACGAGTTCGACGAGGGCACCGAAGAGCTGCTGCGCATGCAGAACGGCGGGTGCCACCCCGACGACGGCTGCTACTTCCCCTCGGCGCCGTACGACGGCGCGGACTTCGAGTGGCTCGCCGCGAACGTCATCGAGAAGGACGGCGGGGAGTCGCTCCTCCCGGGCACCTCGGTCGAAGAGGTCGACGGCATGAAGATCGGCTTCATCGGGATGACGCTCGAGGCCACGCCGACGCTCGTGAGCCCCGCCGGCGTCTCCACGGTGGACTTCCTCGACGAGGTCGAGACGGCCAACGCCGAAGCCGCGAAGCTGCAGGAGATGGGCGTCGAGGCGATCGTCGTCCTGCTCCACGAGGGCGGCCTTCCGACCGGCGGCGGCGTGGGCGACTGCGTCGGCGTCTCGGACCCCATCCTGACGATCGCGTCGGACATGGACCCCGCGATCGACATGCTCGTGACCGGTCACACCCATCAGCCGTACGTCTGCTCGATCGCCGACCCGAACGGCGACCCGCGCCTCGTGACGTCGGCGGCGTCGTACGGTCGCGTCGTCACCGAGACGGCGCTGGTCATCGACACCAAGACCGGTGACGTCAACCGCAAGAAGACGTCCGCGCAGAACCACCTGGTGACCGGTGTCGAAGCCGCCCCCGAGATCACCTCGATCGTCGAGAAGTGGGACGCCCTCGCCGGCGAGATCGGCGGTCGCGTCGTGGGCACGGTCGCCGAGGACATCACGGGCGACTCCGGCGGCGACCGCGGCATCGAGACGCCGATGGGCAACCTCGTGGCAGACGCCATCCTGTGGGGCACGGACGGCGCCGACGAGGGTGGAGCCGAGATCGCCTTCATGAACATCGGCGGTGTGCGCGCGTCGCTCCTGCTCGCGCCCAAGTACGACGAGGGCCCGGGCGAGGTGACCTACGCCGAGGCGTACGACGTCAACCCGTTCGGCAACCTGATCGTCAGCATCGACATGACCGGCGCCGACATCAAGGCCGTGCTCGAGCAGCAGTACGACCCCAGCCGCAGCCGGAACTACCTCGCGCTCGGTGTGTCGGAGGGCTTCGAGTACACGTGGGACGACGGCCAGCCGCAGGGAAGCAAGGTCAGCGACATGCAGCTGAACGGCGTCGACATCGACCCGGCCGGCACGTACCGCGTCGCGGTGTACAACTTCCTGGCCGGTGGCGGTGACTCGTTCACGGCGTTCACCAATGGAACCAACCTGCTGGGCGGCCCCGAGGACCTGGCGAACTTCGTCGCGTTCCTCGAGGCGAATCCGGGCCTCACGGCTCCCGGCGACCGCGTCGCGGGGCTCTGACGCCGGCGGAACCGGCGAGCAACGGCGCCGGCGGTGCGGGATCGGTCCCGCACCGCCGGCGCCGTGTCGTCGAGCCCGGCGTGCCGGGCAGCTGGGCGCCCCGCCGCCTCAGCCGCTGCGGTCGTGTCGGACCCGTTGAGGGATGGGGCGCCGACGGCGAGCCGGAGGAAGGTGCGGTGGCCACGGTGCCGATGCCGCACCCGCACGGTCGCGGGCTGACCCGAACGGAGCGGTAGTGTTGCCGACATGAGCACGACGCCCCCCGGCTGGTACGACGACGGACATGGTGCCCTGCGCTGGTGGGACGGAGCCGCGTGGACTGAGCATGTCGCCCAGCCCGACCCGGAGCCGGCCGGTGCCGGCGACGGCGAGGCGCTGCCTCCCGAGCTCGCGCCCGAGCTCGATCCCGCGGCCGCATCGTCGGTCGGAGTCCCTGCGCCCGGAGAGGTGCCCGACTACGCCGCCTACGGCGGTGGTGCGCAGCAGCCGTACCCGGGGGCCCACCCGGCCGGCGCGTTCGTCTCGGCCACCGAGCAGAAGAAATCCCGGGCGTGGATCGTGTGGGTCGTCGTCGGGGTGGTCCTCCTCGGCATCGTGATCGCGGCGGCCGTGCTGATCCCCCTCCTGATCCTGGGCGCCTCGACGGGCGGCGGGCAGGGTCAGCAGCAGTCATCCTCGACGTTCGACGTCGACGACAGCGTCGTGCTGTCCACGGACGACGACTTCGCCGTCGTCGACACCGTCGCCCTCTACGACAGTGCGTGGCAGAATGCGGACTGCGACGAGTACATCGCCTCGACGACGGTGGAGTTCCGCGAGTCGGGCGGGGGATATGCCGACTGTGCGGAGTTCGAGGCGGATGCCGCGGCCACCATCGAGAGTCTCGACGA from Microbacter sp. GSS18 harbors:
- a CDS encoding DUF2510 domain-containing protein, which translates into the protein MSTTPPGWYDDGHGALRWWDGAAWTEHVAQPDPEPAGAGDGEALPPELAPELDPAAASSVGVPAPGEVPDYAAYGGGAQQPYPGAHPAGAFVSATEQKKSRAWIVWVVVGVVLLGIVIAAAVLIPLLILGASTGGGQGQQQSSSTFDVDDSVVLSTDDDFAVVDTVALYDSAWQNADCDEYIASTTVEFRESGGGYADCAEFEADAAATIESLDDYAVLVTTVSFDSDTALVITTETYTSMYDQQGMPTDEPVEYDDTLYYLLVDVDGEWLIDGVEYD
- a CDS encoding bifunctional metallophosphatase/5'-nucleotidase gives rise to the protein MKRSSRRALGLVTAAVAGASLVLVAPGVALADKGGIANPGSEKNNGRFQAVQLLSFNDYHGHIASPDFHEDEDDPDFDPADLFYGANDVGGGEFLASKLAELREDAPKDRTLTVAAGDLIGGSPFLSGLFHDEPSVESLEAIGLDLSSVGNHEFDEGTEELLRMQNGGCHPDDGCYFPSAPYDGADFEWLAANVIEKDGGESLLPGTSVEEVDGMKIGFIGMTLEATPTLVSPAGVSTVDFLDEVETANAEAAKLQEMGVEAIVVLLHEGGLPTGGGVGDCVGVSDPILTIASDMDPAIDMLVTGHTHQPYVCSIADPNGDPRLVTSAASYGRVVTETALVIDTKTGDVNRKKTSAQNHLVTGVEAAPEITSIVEKWDALAGEIGGRVVGTVAEDITGDSGGDRGIETPMGNLVADAILWGTDGADEGGAEIAFMNIGGVRASLLLAPKYDEGPGEVTYAEAYDVNPFGNLIVSIDMTGADIKAVLEQQYDPSRSRNYLALGVSEGFEYTWDDGQPQGSKVSDMQLNGVDIDPAGTYRVAVYNFLAGGGDSFTAFTNGTNLLGGPEDLANFVAFLEANPGLTAPGDRVAGL
- a CDS encoding glycoside hydrolase family 1 protein, translated to MTERDFPPGFLFGAATAAHQVEGANVGSDWWHFEHDPSTAAVESSGDGIDHFHRFASDFELLAGLGHTAHRLSIEWARIEPAPGEFSLAALDHYRTVLEALRATGMTSFVTLHHFTLPQWFAERGGWLAPDALELFERYCRRALSALGPLIDFVCTVNEPQMVALHGYLEGYHPPGVTNPTLWKRVGRTLLAAHRRAVEATRAESDAQPGLVLQLPHLVPARDDEAGRAFHAYMDGEIAELYLDGLTGESAGDWLGVQYYRKNWVDPSSPTIFAPPPEGYAVTQMGWAVYPDGLRQVLHRASRVGLPLYVTENGIATEDDAERLDYLESHLRAVSDAIAEGVDVRGYLHWSAFDNFEWSEGYRPKFGLIAVDREGDFERRPKPSAHAFERVARTGRIAACREGAPGR